A genome region from Carcharodon carcharias isolate sCarCar2 chromosome 17, sCarCar2.pri, whole genome shotgun sequence includes the following:
- the gck gene encoding hexokinase-4 — MGMKEQIKGLGLSETTAAHLQPSIVKSSFYVIHEADRDRDRKLITEIYKAKNDMEMLQQSEIEFSIDKVQQILSEFHLEKEELLEVTRRIQQEMEKGLRLETHKTASVKMLPTYVRSTPDGSEVGDFLALDLGGTNFRVMLVKVGEDEKGDWKIATSNQRYSIPFAVMTGTAEMLFDYIALCISNFLDEHNMKDKKLPLGFTFSFPVRHEDIDKGILLNWTKGFKASGAEGNNVVGLLRDAIKRRGDFEMDVVAMVNDTVATMISCYYEDHSCEVGMIVGTGCNACYMEEMKNVELVEGEEGRMCVNTEWGGFGDTGELDEFRLEYDCVVDETSNNPGYQLYEKIIGGKYMGELTRLVLLKLVNQNLLFNGESSQLLKTRGSFETRFLSQIESDTGDQKQIYNVLTKLGVLPSEADCDIVHLVCESVSTRAAHVCAAGLAGVINRMWENKRKETMRITVGIDGSVYKLHPHFKHRFHTMVRELAPPCDITFLQSEEGSGRGAALISAVASKMAS, encoded by the exons CGGCCCATCTACAACCATCCATTGTGAAGAGTTCATTCTATGTTATTCATGAAGcggatagagacagagataggaagCTCATCACAGAAATTTATAAGGCAAAGAATGATATGGAGATGTTACAACAGAGTGAAATTGAGTTTTCAATAGATAAG GTACAGCAGATTTTGTCAGAATTTCACCTTGAGAAAGAGGAGCTGCTGGAAGTGACGCGGAGAATACAACAGGAAATGGAGAAGGGCCTGCGGCTGGAGACCCACAAAACAGCCAGTGTCAAGATGCTGCCCACTTACGTACGTTCAACACCAGACGGCTCAG AGGTTGGAGATTTCCTGGCGCTGGATCTGGGGGGCACAAATTTCCGTGTGATGCTGGTGAAAGTAGGTGAAGATGAGAAGGGcgattggaaaattgcaaccaGTAACCAGAGGTACTCCATCCCATTTGCTGTCATGACTGGCACAGCAGAAATG CTCTTTGATTACATTGCTCTGTGTATCTCCAACTTCTTGGATGAACACAACATGAAAGACAAGAAGCTGCCATTGGGATTCACATTCTCATTCCCTGTCCGTCATGAGGACATTGACAAG GGGATCCTTCTGAACTGGACCAAAGGGTTTAAAGCATCTGGAGCTGAGGGGAACAATGTGGTAGGACTACTTCGTGATGCCATTAAAAGGAGAGGG GATTTTGAAATGGATGTGGTTGCCATGGTGAATGACACTGTCGCAACAATGATCTCCTGTTATTATGAAGACCACAGCTGTGAGGTCGGAATGATAGTAG GCACTGGCTGTAATGCCTGTTACATGGAGGAAATGAAAAATGTGGAGTTGGTGGAAGGAGAAgaaggaagaatgtgtgtgaacACTGAATGGGGGGGTTTCGGAGACACGGGTGAGCTAGACGAGTTCCGTCTAGAATACGATTGTGTTGTTGATGAGACGTCAAACAATCCAGGGTATCAGCT ATATGAAAAGATTATTGGTGGGAAGTACATGGGTGAGCTAACACGACTTGTGCTGCTGAAATTGGTAAATCAAaacctgctcttcaatggagagtcaTCCCAGCTGCTGAAAACACGAGGCAGCTTTGAAACAAGATTCCTCTCACAAATAGAAAG TGACACAGGGGACCAGAAGCAGATCTATAATGTTCTGACAAAACTAGGTGTGTTGCCATCCGAAGCAGATTGTGATATTGTCCATTTGGTATGTGAAAGCGTGTCGACACGGGCGGCACATGTATGTGCTGCAGGACTGGCAGGTGTTATAAATCGAATGTGGGAGAACAAGCGCAAAGAAACAATGAGGATTACAGTCGGAATTGATGGATCGGTTTACAAGTTACATCCTCA CTTCAAACACAGATTTCACACAATGGTTAGAGAACTTGCACCTCCCTGTGACATcactttcctccagtctgaagaAGGCAGCGGTCGAGGTGCAGCGTTAATCTCCGCTGTGGCGAGCAAGATGGCCAGCTGA
- the myl7 gene encoding myosin regulatory light chain 2, atrial isoform, whose amino-acid sequence MASRKAARGKGSSKQNQRSSSNVFSMFEQSQIQEFKEAFGCIDQNRDGIISKQDLKQTFMQLGKLNTKDEELEEMLKEGKGPMNFTVFLSLFGEKLNGADPEESILNAFKLFDPQGTGHVNKDEFKRLLMTQADKFSADEVQQMFAVTPIDVAGNIDYKSLCYIITHGDEKEEA is encoded by the exons ATG gcAAGCAGGAAAGCAGCTAGAGGGAAAGGTTCATCCAAACAGAACCAACGAAGCTCATCCAACGTcttctccatgtttgaacaatCCCAAATTCAGGAGTTCAAGGAG GCCTTCGGCTGCATTGATCAGAACCGTGATGGGATCATTAGTAAACAGGACCTGAAGCAGACCTTTATGCAGCTGG GTAAGCTGAATACGAAGGATGAAGAATTGGAGGAGATGTTGAAAGAGGGAAAGGGGCCCATGAACTTCACAGTGTTCCTTAGTCTTTTTGGAGAAAAACTGAACG GCGCTGACCCAGAAGAATCCATTTTGAACGCCTTCAAATTGTTTGATCCCCAGGGAACAGGGCATGTCAACAAGGATGA GTTTAAGAGACTACTGATGACACAGGCTGATAAATTCAGTGCAGATGAG GTACAGCAGATGTTTGCTGTGACTCCCATTGATGTTGCAGGAAACATTGATTATAAGTCACTCTGTTACATCATCACACACGGAGATGAGAAGGAAGAGGCATAG